One Elusimicrobiota bacterium genomic window, TCATCTATGTAAATTTTAGAACCTGCCAACGCTCTTGTTCCTACGCCTGTTACTGCCCAGCGGCCTGCCCTTAAAGATATCACTGCTTCAGGGCCTGATACACCGTATCTGTTCCAGTCTTCGGTTATTATCCCTTTGGTCCTTACCTTATTGTGATAAAAATAGCCTATCTCGTCCTGCACTGTTGCGTAAATCTTGTCGGTTAATACCGTTATCGTTCCATCGTATTCCATACGAACGTTTATTGTCTGGTCAGGATCAAATGTTATTCCTTCACGCGTTTTTAATTTCAGGTCAGTCGTATTAAAACTAAAATACAATGTCTTTAAATTGTCATCATATGATATGTTCGTTATCCCGGGCGCTTTACTTAAAAATGTTAAACTTGATAACCTCTGCGGAGGAAGTGTTACCTGGACGCTGTTTATGTACGTCATTATGTTTTGCCCAAATACCATCTTCGCCATTACGCCTTGATAGTCCACTTCGTTCCAGGTTGTCATGTCTTTGTTGAACGTAGAATCTTGAATTGCATAATTTATTATTGAATTTGATAAATTCAAGCTTTTCAGTGCGTTAAATACTATTTGGTATGTTACGCTTGTCCAGGTGTTTATGTCAGTTGAAATGCCGATAAGGTTATTGTATGTCTGCTGGATGTGTGTTACGAGGTTTGAATATCCGGTTGCAAGAAAGTCTTTTGTGCTTTGTGATATCTGAAATACGCCAGTCATGTTAAGGTTCTGTGTAAGTATGTCTATGTATGTCCCAAGTGATGCAAACTTTTGCCAGCCGGCTGAAAAATTAATAAAGTCCCCAGGATTTAAGCCTTCTAAAAATGTTTTGACTTCTTTTAAGTAGTCTTCACTAAGTTTTGATATTGAAAATAGGTTTATCGGGTTTGCTAGGATCCCTGCAAATACGGCTGCCTGTTTTATTGCTTTTTCTTTAGGATCGGATAGTCTTGGGTCTTTGGTTATGTCTAACATCAAATTAACTACAAACTTTAGTTCGTCTACGAATGAAGTAAATAAGTTCGGATTGTATATTTCTTTGGATATTGTGTTTTGGTTTAGGTTTAATAATGCGTTGTATGTCATATCTTCGTTAATCCGTACAACGCTGTTTGTTATGTCTGCTGAATAGACCTTGTTGTCTATTGGGCTTAAGTACCCTATTTGGCCGTTCCAGTAGACCATTCCTGTTTCAGCGTTGTATGAATACGAGTATGTAGGGAGATATCCCCCTGTCAGGCTTTCTAGGATTGTCTTTGATACTGTTTCTTTGGCAAGACTCGCTGATGTCAGTATTACGCCGCCAAGATTGTTTATCCATTGGCTTTGCGTCATTGTCTTTTGTATGCCGTTACTATCCAAATAATATATTATGTCGTTTACTACTTTTGTAGCTGTCACATAATGGTCTTTCAAATAAAGTATTACTTCCCCTGTCTTTAATGCTTCTTTGAGTCCTTCAATATTTACCTGGAATGCGTTTAAGATCAGGCCGTTCAGTTTTGCTACTGTCTGGATTGCTGACATGCTTGTCACTATCTGGTTTAACGCTTTGCTTTTTACTAAATCAAATGTGCCTGAAAAGATGTCCACCAAAAGCAGTGTTAAGCCAATTGTCGTTTTTTCTAGTGTATCTTTTACACCTAACAAAGTGCTTAGCGATTCTACGGCGCAGTTTATTACTGTCCCTCCGCCGGCAAAAAAATCAGCTAAAAACACATATATAGTTTTTAGCTGGTCTTTTGTTACGTTAGCTGTTATGTTCAGTTGCTCGGATATTGATTTTAAGATTTTGTCGGTTTGATTGCTTATGGTATCACTTGCTGTTTGCGGGTTGACCCCGTTAGAGAATATTCCTATCAATAGTTGCTGGTATATTGAAATAAAATCAGTTTGTAGTTGTATTTCGTTTCCTTGATTGGCAATGTCTTGGGATTCTCTAACGGGGTTGATCAGTTTTTGTAAAAGGTTTAATAGTTCTGGAATGGTTTGAATATTTACAAGTGCTGTTGGGGCTAGTATTGTTTCTTGCGTTGCTTGGGTTATTTCAGTTTGGGTTGTCGGGGTTTCGATTGCAGGTTGTTCAGATGTTTCTTGAATTGGTTCTGTCTGGATTGCGTTTGCGGGATTGGTTAAAGCTTTTGCTTCGGCTGTTGGCGGTGCAGGAATTGTTTGACTTGCCAGCTCTTGCGCCTTTTTCGCTTTTTCTATTTCGTCCTTCGCGCCCTTCTTTATCATCATCACGTCTACGGGCAGATTTTTGTTCTTGAAATATTGCAGGCATGCCTGCTTTAAACCTTCGTTTCCTTCTTTTGAAAACTTGCCGTCGCCTTTCGGGGTGTATGCGCTTTCGCCGTTCCAAAAGCCTATCGGTCGCCAGGACTTTTTGTTTTGCTCTAAAACAGATATTACGCCGTTGGTTTCTACTTTAACTTTGAGTTGCGCTATTGCTGCTGGTGTGTAGGGGATGTTTGGGTTGGATAAAACGTATTCTATTCGCTCTTTGTCTTTCTTTTCTTTTTCGCCGGGTAAGTCAGTACGCGCTGCAAATGCGCTCGGGCCTAATATGTTTGTTATAAAACACACCGTAATTGTTACCGCGATTACTTTGTTTACGTAATACGCGCGTAAATAATTACGCGACATAAATATAATGTATTGACGGCAAAAATAAACCGTTTGCTTGAGAAAATCTTTTATCTTATCCATGATTTTACCCTCGCAAATAATATTCATCGTTCATCAAATAATTCCTTTTATATTCAGTTCACGTTTTCCCTATATATTAATACAAAATAGTTATTAAGAACTTAAAAACAATTTGTGAATTATTTGTGAATTTTCAAATCGTTTTTAGTTATTTTTTGCAATGTTTCAACTAATAAATATATAAGTCATGATACTGGTTTTGTCAACCTTTATTTGCCTTTTTACCTTGCCGTCATTCCGTCCGCCCTGGGCGGACGGAATCCACATTTCTATTAAAGTACAGATTCCCTTTTTCAATGGAATAACGGCAAAAGACTTTATTCATTTGGGGACACAAAACTTAATTCAAGTTTTTGATTAACTTATTTAATAATTAAGTATTGTGTCCCCAAAAAACTCCCCTTCGAGGAATTCCACTTGACAAATTAAAGTTTTTGTATTATATTATTAACGAAATCGTTAAACCTTTTCGTTAAACTATTTAGTTAAAGAATGGAGAAATTATGAATACTAAAGAAAAAATAGTTGCGGCCGCAATTGAAATTTTTGCTGAAAAAGGAAAATACGGTGCCACAATGGATGAAATTGCCAATAAAGCAAATATCAACAAAGCCATGCTTTATTACTTTTTCAATACCAAAGGAAATATCTATAACGAGGCGTTGTCATTTATACTGACAAATATCCACAAAAATAACTTTGCAAATCTTAAACAAAAACTATTTAGAACTGAAAATCCTATAGAAATAATAAAACTTATTGTAAGAAATCATTTGAGAGCATTATCTTCAAATATGAATTTTACCAAAATTCTTATTGAAGCCATGGTTCACAATCCCCTTGAAATTACAAAAACCACCCAAAACATTAAAAACTTAAATTCACAAACAAGTGATGAAGCAGATTTAAGGAAAAGATTTCTTGAACTTTACGCAAAAGGTGTATCTAACGGCAAAGTAAGGGACATCGACCCCGACCAATTGATGATAAGTATTATGGGTATGATATTGATCTATTTTATTTCCAAGCCTATTTCACAGCTGATGCTTAATATTGACGTAAAAAATGAAAAGTCATTCTTGAAGAAAAGAGAAGAAAGCATCATAGACCTTATTCTAAATGGGATCTCTTTGGCAAAAGGCGGCTCAAAATGAATATATTAAATTTATTCTTTTATAATTTATATCGGCACTAACTATTAAAATTGTTAAGAGGTAATATTATGATGAGTACAAGAAGATACATTCCAGTGTTGCTCATAGCCTTTCTGCTGGCTGGTTTACCTGTAACATTTGCTTTCTCTCAGGACATGCAACCCTCGAAGCCGGCGTCAGGTTTAACTTCCGCTGCAAACCCCGTTAGAAAAACCCCTTCGGGGTCAAATTTTAAAAATTTTGAAATGCATCGGAATCAGAAAGTTAATGAAGAAAATCCAGACAGTATGGTTGGTGATAGCCAACCTTTTTCTAACGGGGCAAAAGCCTGGACTATTGAGGATTGCCTGGCGCACGCCATGGAAAATAATCCTTCTGTTCGCTCCGCCCGCAACGGCTTAAAGATCGCATCCGGCAATAATTTGATGGCTTTATCGGAATTCATGCCGCGTGTATCATGGAGCACTGTTTATATACGAAATGATAAAACGATGTTGGGAAGCCTCACTTCTATGCCCGGTTTCGACCTATCTATATTAAGCCCGGCTATATATTCCAATGAATACTATGCATCCAGCCTGTCCGCTGACCTGACACTTTTTTCCTGGAGAATGAAACCTTTGCGCAATACGATGAAAGCTAATTCAAAACTTGCCAGACTGAAACTCGCGTCGGCAGAAAATGATCTGACATTAAACGTCAAGAAGGCGTTTTATACAGCTCTTTATGCAAAACAATTATTGATTATTGCAAAGACTGCGGAGAATGTGGCACGGGAAAATCTGGAGACATCGGAAAGCCTCTATAAGGTAGGAAGAGTCTCTTCTTTCGATGTTTCACGCGCCAGGGTCAACAGGATTAATGCCAAAACCGAGGTTATATCTGCCAAAAATTTTGAAACCGTATCCATTGAAGGACTTAGGATGGTGTTGAGCCTTCCGGCAGGTGAAGAGATGGATATCAAAGGCGAATTTCCGCAAGATGCAAGGGATACTTCGCTTGAGAACGAGATCAGCGCGGCTTTAAAACGCCGCCCTGAATTAAATATCGCAAAGGAAGCCGAAGCTCTGCAGGTTTCATCTAAGGAACTTGCGCGAGCCGGTTTTTTACCAACCGTTTTTGCGGGATTTGCTTATTCATGGGAAGGCCTCGATCTTACAGCGGATATGGATAAATATTACACGAGTTGGACGGCAAAGGCAGGTATTTTGATCCCTATTTTTGACGGGTTATTTTCAATAGGCCGTTTTCGGGCTCAAAAGGCAGGACTTGAACAAGCCAGAGAACAAGTGCAGGGAGCTTCAGACGGGGTTATAATGGAAGTCCGTCAGTCCTATTATTCCCTTGTTAATGCAAGAGAAAGTCTCCAGGCCCAGAAAGAAAATGTAGAAACTGCAGCTGAAAACCTGAAGATAGCCCAGGAACGTTATAAAACGGGACTTCTGTCTTTGCTTGAGTTGAAAGATGCGGAGTTATCGCTCATAGGAGCCAGCACCCAGCGTATAAAAGTGCTTTATGACTATAATATATCCATGACTTCGCTTGACAGGGCGGTTGGTTTACCTTCTGATGGAGAGCGCCCCTAGTCGGATATAAATGGTGGTGTCAAAAGAAAGATAAATAAGAATAGGAA contains:
- a CDS encoding TolC family protein, translating into MHRNQKVNEENPDSMVGDSQPFSNGAKAWTIEDCLAHAMENNPSVRSARNGLKIASGNNLMALSEFMPRVSWSTVYIRNDKTMLGSLTSMPGFDLSILSPAIYSNEYYASSLSADLTLFSWRMKPLRNTMKANSKLARLKLASAENDLTLNVKKAFYTALYAKQLLIIAKTAENVARENLETSESLYKVGRVSSFDVSRARVNRINAKTEVISAKNFETVSIEGLRMVLSLPAGEEMDIKGEFPQDARDTSLENEISAALKRRPELNIAKEAEALQVSSKELARAGFLPTVFAGFAYSWEGLDLTADMDKYYTSWTAKAGILIPIFDGLFSIGRFRAQKAGLEQAREQVQGASDGVIMEVRQSYYSLVNARESLQAQKENVETAAENLKIAQERYKTGLLSLLELKDAELSLIGASTQRIKVLYDYNISMTSLDRAVGLPSDGERP
- a CDS encoding TetR/AcrR family transcriptional regulator — translated: MNTKEKIVAAAIEIFAEKGKYGATMDEIANKANINKAMLYYFFNTKGNIYNEALSFILTNIHKNNFANLKQKLFRTENPIEIIKLIVRNHLRALSSNMNFTKILIEAMVHNPLEITKTTQNIKNLNSQTSDEADLRKRFLELYAKGVSNGKVRDIDPDQLMISIMGMILIYFISKPISQLMLNIDVKNEKSFLKKREESIIDLILNGISLAKGGSK